One window from the genome of Bacillus sp. (in: firmicutes) encodes:
- a CDS encoding N-acetyltransferase translates to MYHIRQETAQDCMAIKEVNNLAFGRNNESQLIEELRKSRSFIPQLSLVTETDTREIIGHILFSEISIETKNGSIPSLALAPMAVKPSYQKKGVGSALIKEGLKRCKELGYHSVIVLGHPEYYSKFGFIKASTKGIFPPFDVPDEAFMVYELQPNAFKGIQGTVRYPEPFLNV, encoded by the coding sequence ATGTATCACATAAGACAAGAAACGGCACAAGATTGTATGGCCATTAAAGAAGTTAATAACCTAGCTTTTGGACGGAATAATGAATCCCAATTGATTGAGGAACTTAGAAAATCCAGATCTTTTATTCCTCAGCTCTCATTAGTTACTGAAACGGATACACGTGAAATTATAGGACATATTTTATTTAGTGAGATTTCTATTGAAACCAAAAATGGATCTATTCCATCTTTAGCTTTAGCTCCAATGGCAGTTAAACCGAGTTATCAAAAAAAAGGCGTAGGTTCTGCGTTAATAAAAGAAGGATTAAAGCGATGTAAGGAATTAGGATACCATTCGGTTATTGTCTTAGGTCACCCTGAATATTACTCAAAGTTTGGTTTTATAAAGGCAAGTACAAAAGGGATCTTTCCACCATTTGACGTTCCAGATGAGGCGTTTATGGTTTATGAACTACAACCCAATGCATTTAAAGGAATTCAGGGGACTGTGAGGTATCCAGAACCTTTTCTTAATGTCTAA
- a CDS encoding phage integrase N-terminal SAM-like domain-containing protein encodes MLISDDIVEIEYTFDELLEIFIEDCELRNLREHTIKYYRSELNAFVKLLKEQEIELRVGEWTGETIKRNVIMYMKEKGLKTVNINSRLRAVRAFFNFLERRNLIKSNPMKDIKLLRKENGCFTSIRSKVFLLY; translated from the coding sequence TTGCTAATATCTGACGACATCGTGGAAATTGAATACACGTTCGATGAATTGTTAGAGATATTTATTGAGGATTGCGAATTGAGGAATTTAAGAGAACATACGATTAAATATTACCGCAGTGAGCTAAATGCATTTGTAAAACTACTAAAAGAACAAGAAATCGAATTACGTGTAGGTGAATGGACAGGAGAAACCATTAAGCGAAATGTCATTATGTACATGAAAGAAAAAGGTCTCAAGACAGTCAATATCAATTCTCGTTTGAGAGCAGTGAGGGCGTTTTTTAACTTTTTAGAAAGGCGAAATCTCATAAAAAGCAATCCGATGAAAGACATCAAATTGCTGAGGAAAGAAAATGGATGCTTTACTTCAATAAGGAGTAAAGTCTTTTTATTGTACTAA
- a CDS encoding GNAT family N-acetyltransferase, with translation MWSQTRFQMHRLNKKDTPELIALSASVDWDYDEQEINTIMSVGIVYGHKNEQGDIISSAAIIPYDNKLASIGMVIVNENYRGNGLGKELTQACINSVPNETTIMLIATKEGKPLYEKLGFQTVTYVHKFLSDNYMPLYSDHENKEYEIIPLTDSHFSQVQELDQSAIGADRSSFLKFRIQQAKQGVVVRNNNGDIVGYGLSIEGPINLILGPIVAINDDVATYIIEHLARGYQGKLRIDVPDGQESFITYLEKCGFNKVNQPPVMVKNSIQLPPRNDTLYGIAAQIFG, from the coding sequence ATGTGGAGCCAAACACGATTTCAAATGCATAGATTGAATAAAAAAGATACACCTGAACTTATTGCTCTTTCAGCATCGGTTGATTGGGATTATGATGAACAAGAAATCAATACAATCATGTCGGTAGGTATAGTATATGGACATAAAAATGAACAAGGAGATATTATTTCCAGTGCAGCTATTATTCCTTATGACAATAAGTTGGCTTCTATCGGAATGGTAATTGTTAACGAAAACTACAGAGGGAATGGGTTAGGCAAGGAGCTGACTCAGGCTTGTATCAACTCAGTACCTAATGAAACGACTATTATGCTAATTGCTACTAAAGAGGGAAAACCCCTGTATGAAAAATTAGGATTTCAAACGGTTACTTATGTACATAAGTTTTTAAGTGACAACTATATGCCTCTTTACTCAGACCACGAAAATAAAGAATACGAAATAATTCCATTAACTGATTCCCACTTCTCTCAAGTTCAAGAGCTGGACCAATCCGCGATTGGCGCTGACAGAAGCTCGTTTCTTAAATTTAGAATCCAACAAGCTAAACAAGGAGTAGTAGTTAGAAATAATAATGGGGATATAGTGGGGTATGGATTGAGTATTGAAGGGCCAATTAATTTAATACTTGGACCTATTGTAGCAATTAACGATGATGTAGCAACATACATCATAGAACACCTTGCAAGAGGATACCAAGGGAAGTTAAGAATTGATGTACCAGACGGACAGGAATCATTCATCACGTATTTAGAGAAATGTGGATTTAATAAAGTGAACCAACCTCCTGTAATGGTCAAAAATTCAATCCAATTGCCACCAAGAAATGATACACTCTATGGTATCGCTGCTCAGATTTTTGGTTAA
- a CDS encoding phosphotransferase: protein MDIQEIIKELVNKKIIHSNTIEYKQLNGGTISNLYLLGNSDNAKYVVKLNEPQVLESEAYFLDFYKDVNLLPKLLYVGQSYNYIVYSFISGSTNYVRKNKKEILKALVQRLINNYKTVPHSVGWGWANEPTDSWQGFLLNRVIEANKILDSHLEKDDLNIVLELVKSPNRNSFNREPFLLHGDCGVHNFIFNEGQLCGVIDPTPVFGEPLYDLIYAFCSSPDDLTKETINSAASHLIIKGNKSEQLLYEEVLIGLYLRLATCIRHHPNDLEDYLKAWNYWKNIIKDT, encoded by the coding sequence ATGGACATTCAAGAGATAATTAAAGAATTAGTCAATAAAAAAATCATTCATTCAAATACCATTGAGTATAAACAGTTAAATGGAGGAACTATAAGTAATTTATACCTTCTTGGTAACAGTGATAACGCCAAATATGTCGTTAAGTTGAATGAACCGCAAGTTCTTGAATCAGAGGCATATTTTCTTGACTTTTATAAGGACGTAAATCTATTACCTAAACTTCTGTATGTTGGGCAATCATATAATTACATAGTTTATTCATTCATTTCTGGTTCTACAAACTATGTTAGAAAAAATAAAAAGGAAATACTTAAGGCGCTTGTGCAACGCCTTATAAATAATTATAAGACCGTTCCTCATTCCGTTGGCTGGGGATGGGCAAATGAACCAACAGATTCGTGGCAAGGTTTTCTTTTGAATAGGGTTATTGAAGCAAATAAGATTTTAGATTCACACTTAGAAAAAGATGATTTAAATATTGTACTTGAACTTGTGAAAAGTCCAAATAGAAATAGTTTTAACAGAGAACCATTTTTATTACATGGGGATTGTGGTGTACATAATTTTATTTTTAATGAGGGACAGTTATGTGGGGTGATTGATCCAACTCCTGTTTTTGGAGAACCCCTTTATGATTTAATCTATGCGTTTTGTTCTTCACCAGATGATTTAACTAAAGAAACGATAAATTCAGCAGCAAGTCATTTGATAATTAAAGGGAACAAAAGTGAACAACTATTATATGAAGAAGTGCTTATTGGGTTATATCTCAGATTAGCAACATGTATTAGACATCATCCAAATGATTTAGAGGACTATCTAAAAGCTTGGAACTACTGGAAGAACATAATCAAAGACACATGA
- a CDS encoding 2'-5' RNA ligase family protein has protein sequence MYGVIALFDEKTEQIIKDIWKELSEKSISFYAEEVEDRRPHITIASYNDLNKSEFIRLMDKLYDDKTNVDITFSSIGSFLSSGTLFFLPTVTTELIEFHFNHHEYFKEFNDNPNSLYLPGKWIPHCTIANRLSHEKLTEAFSYCSKRNGTIHGKINKIALIELVYENNKCVKAPIIYSKTLKG, from the coding sequence ATGTATGGGGTTATAGCTTTATTCGATGAAAAGACAGAACAAATTATTAAAGATATATGGAAAGAGTTGAGTGAAAAATCAATTTCCTTTTATGCAGAGGAAGTGGAGGATAGAAGACCACACATTACAATAGCCAGTTACAATGATTTAAATAAAAGCGAATTTATAAGGCTAATGGATAAATTATATGATGATAAAACTAATGTCGATATTACATTTAGTTCAATAGGCTCATTTTTAAGTTCTGGAACCTTATTTTTCTTACCAACTGTAACAACAGAACTGATTGAATTTCATTTTAATCACCATGAATACTTTAAAGAGTTCAATGATAATCCCAATTCGTTGTATTTGCCTGGCAAATGGATACCTCATTGCACTATTGCAAATAGGCTATCTCATGAGAAATTAACCGAGGCATTCAGTTATTGCTCAAAAAGAAATGGAACTATACATGGGAAGATAAATAAGATTGCTTTAATTGAGTTAGTTTATGAAAATAACAAATGTGTCAAAGCTCCTATCATATATTCAAAGACGTTAAAGGGATAA
- a CDS encoding GNAT family N-acetyltransferase, with amino-acid sequence MGFALIRLINTNVAPHLREKRTAFISDFCIHQNWRGRGLGKKLFQACEEWAREQNAEELGLNVWSFNNHAIQLYEAMGMRDIYRQMRKPL; translated from the coding sequence ATAGGTTTTGCATTAATCCGTTTAATAAATACAAATGTCGCACCTCATTTACGGGAAAAGCGAACTGCTTTTATCTCAGACTTCTGTATCCATCAAAACTGGCGTGGAAGAGGACTTGGCAAAAAGTTGTTTCAAGCTTGCGAGGAATGGGCCAGGGAACAAAATGCGGAAGAATTAGGATTAAATGTATGGTCATTTAATAATCATGCTATTCAGTTATATGAAGCTATGGGTATGAGAGATATTTACCGTCAAATGCGCAAACCATTATAA
- a CDS encoding PAS domain S-box protein — MNSIIKKYEHMKMILDNILEMVFFVSVKKDGSFCYEDVNKAAIDQLRFPKNFIGKTIEEVVGAHNAKNIIYHYQEAIRQKQPVTYEDQFEISANTYRWYESTVSPLFNKKGDCEYIIAVTRDITDRKQKENELELIFHHAADAVCTFDQYGNFVKVNPSFTKLFGWTEEELLNDSTISILPNGYEEEFNDVLRLIQKGESVNNLESKRMTKSGKIIHTLSSYSPIMENGQMIGGVAVYKDISKLKEVEKQLRESEQRFKQIADYSTDLITVVTSKGIILYASPSHEKILGVQPEFIKNKSFMAFVHHDDMVHIQKTLEDIVQTKTTQSMEFRRYSKNKETVWLEALGTPILNESGQVHQIVFMSRDISERKKEVKKLKRLAYHDSLTNLPNRRLFDKLLSKAMKATRRHKKLLAVFVLDCDGFKLVNDTYGHHAGDKVIQQFAQRLKSNLREGDMVSRMGGDEFQVLLTNIKTKEDALKVADRMIKAMEVPFDIGSIQLKLTTSIGIAFYKGENKHKNSLIKEADSALYEAKRKGKNTYCIYTPYKKESRGND; from the coding sequence ATGAATTCCATCATCAAAAAATACGAGCATATGAAGATGATTCTTGACAATATTTTAGAAATGGTATTTTTCGTTTCAGTAAAAAAAGATGGCTCCTTTTGTTATGAAGATGTTAATAAAGCGGCTATCGATCAGCTCCGTTTCCCAAAAAACTTCATTGGAAAAACGATTGAGGAAGTGGTGGGGGCACATAATGCCAAAAACATCATTTACCATTATCAAGAGGCGATTCGTCAAAAACAACCAGTCACTTACGAAGACCAGTTTGAAATATCTGCAAATACGTATCGGTGGTATGAATCGACGGTTTCCCCTTTATTTAACAAAAAGGGCGACTGTGAGTATATCATTGCAGTTACTCGAGATATTACGGATCGGAAACAAAAGGAAAACGAACTAGAGCTCATCTTTCATCATGCGGCGGATGCGGTGTGTACGTTCGATCAATATGGAAACTTTGTAAAAGTCAATCCAAGTTTCACGAAACTATTTGGTTGGACAGAAGAAGAACTTTTAAATGATTCAACGATTTCCATTTTACCTAATGGTTATGAAGAGGAATTTAACGATGTATTACGACTGATTCAAAAAGGAGAGAGCGTTAACAATCTTGAATCGAAACGTATGACAAAGAGTGGAAAAATCATTCATACATTATCTTCTTATTCCCCCATCATGGAAAATGGACAAATGATTGGCGGCGTTGCGGTTTATAAAGATATTTCTAAGCTAAAGGAAGTAGAAAAACAACTTCGTGAGAGTGAGCAACGATTTAAACAAATTGCTGACTATTCTACGGATTTGATCACTGTTGTCACCTCAAAAGGAATCATATTATACGCGTCACCTTCTCATGAAAAGATTCTCGGTGTGCAACCCGAATTTATAAAAAACAAATCATTTATGGCGTTTGTTCATCATGACGATATGGTCCATATTCAAAAAACATTAGAGGACATCGTTCAAACGAAAACGACACAATCAATGGAATTTCGGCGGTATAGCAAAAATAAAGAGACGGTTTGGTTAGAAGCTTTAGGGACGCCTATCTTGAATGAGAGTGGTCAAGTCCATCAAATCGTTTTTATGTCACGAGATATAAGTGAACGAAAGAAAGAAGTAAAGAAGTTAAAACGATTGGCGTATCATGATTCACTTACGAATCTACCCAATCGTCGGTTATTTGATAAACTACTGTCTAAAGCGATGAAAGCGACAAGGCGACATAAAAAACTGTTAGCGGTTTTCGTTTTAGACTGTGATGGCTTTAAACTAGTAAACGATACTTACGGTCATCACGCTGGCGATAAAGTTATACAGCAATTTGCACAACGCTTAAAAAGTAATCTCCGAGAAGGGGATATGGTTTCACGAATGGGAGGAGATGAATTTCAAGTACTACTTACCAATATAAAAACAAAAGAAGATGCATTAAAGGTCGCTGATCGTATGATTAAGGCAATGGAAGTACCATTTGATATTGGAAGTATTCAATTAAAACTTACAACAAGCATTGGTATTGCTTTTTATAAAGGGGAAAACAAACATAAAAACTCATTAATTAAAGAAGCGGATTCAGCCTTATATGAGGCTAAACGCAAGGGGAAAAATACGTACTGCATCTATACTCCTTATAAAAAAGAGTCACGTGGCAATGATTGA
- a CDS encoding PH domain-containing protein has product MGILDGLMGNVSEANIEEVKKELEKIVTEEERVEKAYKLIRDLIVFTNKRLILIDKQGVTGKKVEYHSIPYKSITHFSVETAGTFDLDAELKIWISSNSEPITKQFKKDKSIYDVQKALATYVAK; this is encoded by the coding sequence ATGGGAATATTAGACGGGTTAATGGGCAATGTTTCCGAAGCGAATATTGAAGAGGTTAAAAAGGAATTGGAAAAGATTGTAACTGAAGAGGAACGTGTGGAAAAAGCGTATAAGTTGATCCGTGATTTAATTGTTTTTACAAATAAGCGATTGATATTAATTGACAAGCAGGGCGTAACTGGTAAAAAGGTAGAATATCATTCCATTCCTTATAAAAGTATTACTCATTTCAGTGTGGAGACAGCAGGAACTTTTGATTTAGATGCAGAGTTAAAAATTTGGATTTCCAGTAACTCAGAACCGATTACGAAGCAATTTAAAAAAGATAAAAGTATTTATGATGTTCAAAAAGCATTGGCAACGTATGTAGCGAAATAA
- a CDS encoding DNA starvation/stationary phase protection protein — protein sequence MAKEQLMDIVNKQIADWIVLYVKLHNYHWYVKGQQFFVLHAKFEELYNEAALYIDELAERLLALNGKPVATMKECLELSSIQEAKGNETDEQMVQQLYQDFLSMLEDLAKGLELAEETNDEATGDMLLGIHKSLEKHNWMLKSFLGQ from the coding sequence ATGGCAAAAGAACAACTGATGGACATTGTCAATAAACAAATTGCGGATTGGATAGTCCTATACGTCAAGTTGCATAATTACCATTGGTACGTTAAGGGACAACAATTTTTTGTGTTACATGCCAAGTTTGAGGAACTATATAACGAAGCCGCTCTCTATATTGATGAACTAGCTGAACGCCTACTCGCCCTCAATGGAAAACCAGTTGCCACCATGAAAGAATGCTTAGAATTGTCTTCCATCCAAGAAGCAAAAGGCAACGAAACGGATGAACAAATGGTACAACAATTGTATCAAGACTTCTTATCGATGTTAGAAGACTTAGCAAAAGGATTAGAGTTAGCAGAGGAAACAAATGACGAAGCAACGGGAGATATGCTTCTAGGTATACACAAAAGCCTTGAAAAACACAACTGGATGCTTAAATCGTTTCTCGGTCAATAA
- a CDS encoding B3/4 domain-containing protein — MNVTVDSAITELVPTFKIGVIHYEGIQVGKSPQMLRGRLQLFQESIFFDLEEKPVTAFPGIQEWRQLFKTFGKDPNRYRHSAEALYRRIKKQNYLTSVNSTIDVNNFFSLKYETPIGIYDKDHIKGDVILRIGKDGEEYIGLNGRSNSLDGLLVSCDALGPFGSPFVDSDRTPVTETTTSALQIIYLRPSLSKEESEKLTKSLMDMFLQIHGGTGTFEVIGK; from the coding sequence ATGAACGTAACAGTTGATTCTGCTATTACTGAACTCGTTCCTACCTTTAAAATTGGTGTCATTCATTACGAGGGCATTCAAGTTGGAAAGTCCCCGCAAATGCTGCGTGGGCGTTTGCAGCTTTTCCAGGAATCCATCTTTTTTGATTTAGAAGAAAAACCAGTAACGGCGTTCCCAGGCATACAAGAATGGCGTCAACTATTTAAAACGTTTGGAAAAGACCCGAACCGTTATCGTCATTCGGCAGAAGCTTTATACCGTCGCATTAAAAAACAAAATTATTTAACGAGCGTCAACTCAACTATCGATGTTAACAATTTCTTTTCGTTAAAATATGAAACACCAATCGGTATCTATGATAAAGACCATATTAAAGGTGACGTCATCTTACGAATTGGTAAAGACGGTGAAGAATACATAGGATTAAACGGTAGAAGCAACTCGCTCGACGGCTTACTCGTTTCATGTGATGCCCTCGGGCCATTTGGCAGTCCGTTTGTCGATTCCGATCGAACACCGGTGACCGAAACCACCACATCTGCTTTACAAATTATCTATCTTCGCCCTTCTTTATCTAAAGAAGAGAGTGAAAAACTCACAAAATCATTAATGGACATGTTTCTCCAAATTCATGGAGGAACAGGTACGTTTGAAGTCATTGGGAAATAA
- the queG gene encoding tRNA epoxyqueuosine(34) reductase QueG yields the protein MDWQQLKEEIIAYSRTIGIDKIGFAAPDPFTEMKNRLIRQQELGYQSGFEEKDIEKRVDPSLIFEEPRSIISIALAYPSKMKNAPRSKRGDRRGIFCRASWGTDYHVVLKDRLDKLEQFIKEKVPDAVCRSMVDTGELVDRAVAERAGIGWSGKNCSIITPEFGSYVYLGEMITNLPLEPDEPMEEQCGECTKCLDVCPTGALVGPGQLNAQRCIAFLTQTKGFLPDEFRDKIGNRLYGCDTCQTVCPKNKGKDFHLHEEMEPDPEIAKPRLLPLLSISNREFKEKFGHISGAWRGKKPIQRNAILALAHYKEEAAVGELINVMRSDVRPVIRGTAAWALGKIGGNEAYEALLEAKEREKDPDVLAEIEKGLAFFEAE from the coding sequence ATGGATTGGCAACAATTAAAAGAAGAAATTATTGCTTATAGCCGGACGATTGGCATTGATAAAATCGGTTTTGCTGCTCCAGATCCGTTTACCGAAATGAAAAATCGCTTGATTCGGCAACAAGAGTTAGGATATCAGTCAGGATTTGAAGAAAAAGATATCGAAAAACGGGTCGATCCATCCCTCATTTTTGAAGAGCCGCGTTCGATTATTTCAATTGCGTTAGCGTATCCGTCCAAAATGAAAAACGCTCCCCGAAGCAAGCGAGGGGACCGACGTGGGATTTTTTGCCGTGCATCTTGGGGAACCGATTATCATGTCGTACTAAAAGATCGGTTAGATAAACTGGAACAATTTATTAAAGAAAAAGTACCAGATGCTGTATGCCGTTCGATGGTGGATACCGGTGAGTTAGTCGACCGAGCCGTCGCAGAACGAGCGGGTATTGGCTGGAGCGGGAAAAATTGTTCCATTATTACGCCGGAGTTTGGTTCTTACGTTTATTTAGGAGAAATGATTACCAATTTGCCGCTTGAGCCGGATGAGCCGATGGAGGAACAATGCGGAGAATGCACCAAATGTTTAGACGTCTGTCCAACAGGAGCGTTAGTGGGACCTGGACAATTAAATGCGCAGCGGTGCATCGCCTTTTTAACCCAAACAAAAGGGTTTTTGCCAGACGAATTCCGTGACAAAATCGGGAATCGTTTGTACGGATGTGATACGTGTCAAACGGTGTGTCCGAAAAATAAAGGAAAGGATTTTCATCTCCATGAAGAGATGGAACCGGATCCTGAAATTGCTAAGCCAAGGCTGCTGCCGCTTCTTTCGATTTCTAATCGCGAATTTAAAGAAAAGTTCGGCCACATTTCTGGGGCATGGCGCGGAAAGAAGCCGATTCAACGGAATGCCATTTTAGCGCTAGCTCATTATAAAGAGGAAGCGGCCGTTGGGGAACTGATTAACGTCATGCGATCCGATGTACGTCCGGTGATTCGGGGGACGGCAGCTTGGGCGTTAGGGAAAATCGGTGGTAACGAAGCGTACGAAGCGTTACTAGAAGCAAAAGAGCGGGAGAAAGATCCGGATGTGTTAGCTGAAATTGAAAAAGGATTAGCTTTTTTTGAAGCGGAGTGA
- a CDS encoding amidase domain-containing protein, translated as MKEQLQKYLQCRLDQCVLNDRDVVCPKIERKKELASKRNAEIVKVIGKGWIKKTVEHGDHTEVLYQTQLTYLVKQLDLFYIEEEIESRIATFAEKKLVDDREVDVVYEENHDAIDVFSDERVSYPYTYDRQKAVQYAERWWDSYNPAYKQFEVDCTNYISQCLHAGGAPMRGYPNRGRGWWMMHNNWSYSWSVANSLRLYLTHSTVGLKAKEVYSPDELLLGDVICYDFQGDGRYDHNTIVTGKDAYGMPLVNAHTTNSRLRYWSYEDSSAYTPNIQYKFFSIVDHP; from the coding sequence ATGAAAGAGCAACTGCAAAAATATTTACAATGTCGGCTCGACCAATGTGTATTAAATGACCGGGATGTTGTTTGTCCGAAAATAGAGCGCAAAAAAGAACTAGCTTCAAAACGAAATGCTGAAATTGTGAAGGTGATCGGAAAAGGGTGGATCAAAAAAACTGTAGAACACGGGGACCATACGGAAGTGTTATATCAAACGCAGCTGACGTATTTAGTAAAACAACTTGATTTGTTTTATATAGAGGAAGAAATCGAGTCAAGAATCGCAACCTTTGCAGAAAAAAAATTAGTGGATGACCGAGAAGTAGACGTGGTGTATGAAGAGAACCATGATGCGATTGATGTTTTTTCAGACGAACGGGTATCCTATCCTTATACCTATGATCGGCAAAAAGCGGTTCAATATGCCGAACGTTGGTGGGATTCGTACAATCCGGCCTATAAACAGTTTGAAGTGGACTGCACCAATTATATATCCCAGTGTTTGCATGCTGGGGGAGCACCGATGCGAGGATATCCGAATCGTGGGCGTGGCTGGTGGATGATGCATAACAATTGGAGCTATAGTTGGAGTGTCGCTAATTCCTTAAGGCTGTATTTGACCCACTCGACGGTCGGTTTAAAAGCAAAAGAAGTATATAGTCCGGATGAGTTATTACTAGGAGATGTCATCTGTTACGACTTTCAAGGGGACGGCCGGTATGATCATAACACGATTGTGACTGGAAAAGATGCATACGGTATGCCGCTCGTTAATGCGCATACCACGAACAGTCGGTTACGGTATTGGTCGTATGAAGATTCCAGCGCCTATACCCCAAATATTCAGTACAAATTCTTTTCAATCGTTGATCATCCGTGA
- the trmL gene encoding tRNA (uridine(34)/cytosine(34)/5-carboxymethylaminomethyluridine(34)-2'-O)-methyltransferase TrmL — protein sequence MPLHVVLYQPEIPANTGNIARTCAATDTTLHLIRPLGFSTDDKMLRRAGLDYWKYVNVVYYDSLDEFFEKNAGGDFYFLTKFGERDHTSYDYSDSKKDIYFIFGRETTGLPKDVLASNKERCLRIPMNDNVRSLNLSNTAAILVYEALRQQGFPNVK from the coding sequence GTGCCATTACATGTAGTTTTATACCAACCAGAAATACCTGCCAACACTGGGAACATTGCCCGGACGTGTGCTGCTACTGATACAACTTTACATTTAATTCGTCCATTAGGTTTTTCAACGGATGATAAAATGCTTCGTCGTGCGGGATTAGACTATTGGAAGTACGTTAATGTCGTCTACTACGATTCGTTAGACGAATTTTTTGAAAAAAATGCCGGTGGCGATTTTTATTTCTTAACGAAATTTGGTGAGCGCGATCATACATCTTATGATTACAGCGATTCTAAAAAAGATATTTACTTTATTTTTGGCCGAGAAACGACAGGACTTCCGAAAGACGTACTAGCTTCGAATAAAGAACGATGCCTGCGCATTCCAATGAACGATAACGTACGTTCGTTGAACTTATCGAATACGGCTGCGATTCTTGTATACGAAGCGTTGCGTCAGCAAGGGTTTCCGAATGTAAAGTAA